In Silene latifolia isolate original U9 population chromosome 6, ASM4854445v1, whole genome shotgun sequence, the genomic window AATGGAATAATGTTGTTATTGCTTGTTGAGTTTACTCAGGGTTTAATGGTGGTTGAAAAATTAAATGAACTAGGTTAAATCTAGAGCTGGTTCTGTGAAACAGCAGATGAGTCATAATTGAGCAGCTCTCTGTAAAGTTATGGTGCTTCGGAATTAAATGACTTGTTGAAAAATTTGCAAGCTTCACTAAAGCATATACTGTTGTAAAACATATTCAATAGCTGCAGCTAACTTAGTTTCTGGCTTTGTATTATGTTGTTCATTGAGTTACGTTGTGGAAGACGAATGATTCGGCCTGCTTTTCCATACGAACGCCTTGGTTGTTGTTAACTTTTAAGTAGCATGCTTGAACTTAGGAGCCGATTAGCCCCATTTGACTTTTTCCTTCTCACATAAAAAGTCAAACAAGGCTAATTGAGTGTAGAAGCTATACATCAACAAGAGACTTTAGGGACTTGGGACTTGGGATTCAGGGGAATTTGATCTCTAGACAATATACTGTTGTAGCTAGATTCATTTTGTTAGCCTTAAAATGATAGTTTCCAAGCATGTCTGTTTTCTGAATTTTGCCTTGCTTATTGCTGACTCAAACTTGCAGCGTTTGTGACTAAATTATTTCAAATGGAGGGCTTCTACTCACAAAATGCAGATGCTTTGCCCTTAGCTAATTACGATGACGGCATCGGTTGATGCTGATGCTGATATCCATCAACAAGAACGATATTCCTATCAGATTAAACCGTACCAAGGTATTCCTTTGCTGAACTGCCGATACTGCTTAACAGAGTGGCACATCCGTCAAAGTTCaaacttttatttttaattattctGTACAATTAACTTGATCGCTTGGGTACTGTAACAGAAACGAGTAACCAAGCATTGTGGAACGCAAAAGGTGGCAGTTTACAAGATGCTAAAAAACAAGCAGAGTGCTTATTTGGAGGTACTAGTGGAACTCATTGATGGTCATTGTATACTCTTACATTACTTTTGTTGAAGTAGCCTTCTGTTAAGTCCATGTATTCCACAGTGCGATTTTCGTTACTTCATCTTgtacttcattttatttgcttgtaTCAGGTCAGTCTACGGGTTTGACATTCTACAATCACTTGGCTAATGATATGAAGAAAACAAAAACTAAATCCCTTGCTAAGCCACATATGCCAAGGAACTCAACTCTAATGAAGCCTACTGCCAGTCAGCTTGCTAAGCAGAAGCAGCGGCGACAAACTATTGACGTTAGGTAATTATTTGCAAGTGTTCATGTCACCTGGATTTTCACATACGAATTTGGTTTCAGTTATTCAACTTTCTCCCTTTCTATTTTCAGTTTCTTCACAAACCGAATGCATTTTAAGATACATTCCAATTTATGATTTACTGAAAGCATCCCCGCTTCTAACTGAATTGTTATGTTGTCAGATTTAAAATAGGCGAAGGTTTATCAACTTCCCATTGTGGAACTGAAAATCAAGCTCCAAAGAGACAAAAGCTAGATGGAGGTCTCTCACGTAAAGTATGGTTTCTACACTCATTTTGTTTTGAACTCTCTGTTTCCAGTCTTTATTAATAATTTGCTTCTGTAATTAGTTTTGCGCTCTACGTAATTTTATCGAAGCATTAAGCGTGATAGAGTATTGATTAGTTTTCGCTAGTTTTTTTTACTGGGTTAGCTTTTTGATAACGAAATTCAGGTCCTACACTTGTACTTGTACACTGGGAATTGTGGTTCTCTGTAATGTACGTGTATTTGGTATTTGCAGGTTTGTGAGGCCTCCCCTTTTTTAGCTGCTTGTTTTTCTTCAACATAATATGGAACTGGCCTTTATGCTGTTGATTTCTCTTGCTTTTAGAGCTGGACTTCTAGGTAAGTTAGCTTACCGTCTAATGTATATTAGTTTAGTATATAAATCATGTTTATTCATATATTCTGCGAACTAGTATAGCCAGTCAACTAACTCTAGTTAGTTAACTCCTACTGACACGTGTAGAGTAGGTTACTAACTACACATTCTATTTACTCTTATTCTAGAATCTTCTCTGTTCTTCTTGTGTTCTTCCTAAAGCTCAAGCTTCCTCCATGAAGGAATGTAATGTGTGAGTTGTATTGAATAATATGCAGAGTACTTATACAAGGTTAGGAGATATCATAGCCTAATTACATGGGATATTATGCTAATTAGTTAACACAAACTAGGGAACTATAATATTCATTATACATAAGAATATATGCAATATATTCTAACACACCCCCGTAGTCGAAACCGGAGGAGGACGAATGTTGAAACTAGCACGGTGGAAAAACGAAGGTGTCTTGACCCGGAGTTGTCAGGCATGGTGATATTGGGAGGAAGGAGGAGATCAGTCTTTTTTGACATCCTTGCCACGAGACCAAGCCTAGtgcctctgataccacttttgggAGATTAGCGGCAATCTCCCACTCGGAACGGAAGCAACCAATCGACAAGTAAaccataaaagtaaataaatgtaagcaaCAATAAGATAAGACGGTAGTTAAGGTTAAGCTCAGAGCAAAACCTAACCTTTCAAACCGGAAGTAAAATCCCCTAGCCAAATAGACTAGAATCAACTATAATAATTATTCCCTAGCCAAATAGACTATAATCAACTATAATATTAGTAAATGCCACCAATATTACGTCTAGAGTAACCTTctaaattattgtataaaaacaCCCGTTATAGTGTCTCTCACCCTCACACCCGTGATCTTATTTGATTATATTTTTTGtgaaatatattttccaaaagaCTTACATCCTTTATATAGTCATGTGAAGTGACGTTATATTTTAAAACCATAAAGTCACTTCACTTTATCAAAACAAATGAAGTAAAACAATTTCAGGGACGTAGCCAGGATCAAATTCTTGCCCGGGCCGAAAAGTATAATACATAAGTACTTATAAAAGCAAATATTAATCAGTACAAAGGAATGAATGCTTAAATAAAAACAGGAGAAAGAGAAGAGTAGTCTCATGATTGTTAAAGTGATCAGAATTTTTTGTTGACAAACAAGAAGAAATCAATGAAGTTACCATTAAAACCAAAAGAAGATTAAAACCCCAGCAAGAAGAAAAATTTTTAAGAAAAAAGAGGTGACCTACAAAAGTTTAAAGGTTACCTGTCAAAACAAGTTAGTAAGAGGACCAAAGCAATACAAGTTAAATGATGACATAGATCAGATTATTATGAGATAATGAATAGTtgggattattttgagaatttgagtgatagtttggattattcctatCAAATAACCCTTTTAAAATGACCCAAATCTTTCTAAAAATGTGGAAATTTGTTAAGGAATTGACGATTAAGACCTAAACTAAAGGGAGTAAAATTAAAGTGACCCAAATTTTGCTGAGACATTTGAAAATGCAGAAATTTATTAAGAAATTGGCGAATAAGATCTAAAATAAAGGAAAGAAAATAAGCGGGCGTTTGGTTGAGGGTCTATAAGAAAGAGAAAGGGAAACAAAGTTATTGATTCCCTTTGTTGGTGTTTCtttgacacaaacaaagagaaTGCAATTCCCTTCCTTACCTCTCAATCCATCTAATTCCTTACCCCCCACTCCCCAAGGTATGAGAATTCATTACCCTTGTTACTCTTCAACCACCTTTTTTACCTACCACCACACCACCGCCACAAACCACCACAACACCACTGccacataaaccaccaccacaacaccactaCCACAAAccaccatcacaaccaccacagccaccccactaccaccaccatgacgccaccgccgccaccgccgccgccaccaccataaccaccctacctaaaccaccaccaaaaaccaccgccacaaccacccCACAAAAACCACCACCGCAACACCACCTCCATAACCACCATGacgccaccatcaccaccaccaccccactgCCACTGCCACcgccaccacaccaccaccatcaccaccaccaccccacctaaACCACCACATGTACACCAAAACAAACCATAAACCACTACACTTCATTTTCTTGATGTAACTAAACAACTAGTTAAGTTTTAGGTAATCCCTTACCTTTCCTTCTCTTACCCTTTCTAatttcctttccctttccctttctctttctctaaccaaacgcccccttagggAATCAACACTTATTTCTCCTTGGGTGCCACGTTGCCTAACTAACTCAGCTAGATTTTGTACTTGATATCATATCCACGTTGTATGTATATATTCCATAGAAGTGGGCAGGGGCCAAACCCGGTTTGGCCCAGCACTAGCTACCGCCCTTGAACAATTCATTCGTTTTCTACACATTCTTACGCAAATGAATTCAAATTGATTCAAGTCTAACATGCTACATGTGCATTATAACATTGTAACAATACTTGCTTTAAGGCTTTACCCAACATGAATGTATATGATCatggttttttttattttactaTGTTATAGAGCAACTAGAGTTGTTGAAAGCTTCCCGCTTCATTTGTCGACATGTCATACATCAAACAAACATGATATTTTTTACAGAAATTCTTTCATAAGAACTCAACGGCCAACATTAAATTTATATTTTTCACAAGGCTTTGTTTATTTTGTGTATTCTTTACTTCTACCATGTTATGTACCCGGTCATAACTCGAATTTAAACTTGTAACCCAAAGTCCCTACCCCACAACAATTCAAACTTCCAATACAAACATTGACATATATGAATCAAACTCGCCTCTTTTAAAACTCAAGTGCTTGTGTACCAGCTATTGAATAATTGAACGGATTGATGAATTTTATTGTTTGTCTAAGTTGCTAAGCTATTTTTACAACAATGGTCTTATTGTTTCTTGTAGGTGCTGACGGGCATGAGTATCACGCCATTGAAAGGGAGAAATCCACTCAAATATTCGCAAAATCTCAAGTGCGACGGTCGCCACTTTTTTGAATAGTGACCATTTCTGGAGTGACCATTTTTTGAGACAAAAAAAACCATTTTTTTTAAGGTGGTCACTATTTAACAAAGGGCGGTtgctttttgaaaaaaaaaaaaatacggaaAAGACCGTCGCACAAGAGAATTACTGAATGCCGGAGTTGGATAAGACGTGATTATTAATCTTGGTAAGTGAATGAAAGAGTGATTATTAAGAATGAAAGAGGTGTAATTTATTTAGACTTTGATATGCTAACAATCTGTATTGATATATTGATTGATTTGGGCTGGCCCAGAAACTGATTACGAATAAGGCCTTAGGGAGCCGGAAATAGTAATTAACTCAAAACACCGTATAAGGAGTAATTAATTAGGTTAAGGATTTCATCAATTGCAATTGCGATTTGCAGCCACACAGGAAAAAAAAAGCTTTCACCGTCAAACATAGTTTCATGGACCCCTTTCTATTAAACTCTATCCTCCATTATTTTCTCTTCTCTCCCCCATTGTTTTCTATATTCTTCATGTATTCTTCCCTTACATCCACAAACCAATACCCACAGATCAACACCATGCACATCTTCCCTTGTACCTATGGTTTAAAACCTGGTCTCGGCCGATTAATGGCCTGGTTATACGGACTACGACCGATGCCGATTCCGATTCCGAGATTTTAAATCTTGCTGGTAACGATGGTCAGGATTTTCATATACCGAGTGGCGGATCGGAACTTGAATTATTGGTATGTATGTATTCAGTAAGATTTATTATTTTACTAGAGTAATAATCCATATAAAGTGTCCAAATGATAAAACGATTATTGCAACGAACATTTATATTGCTTTCTTGTCTCCCAATCGATTATTCATACTATCATATCAGGCGATGTGTAATAGGTAATGAAAGTTTTTTCTCCATGTCTTTTTTGTTCGGCTATTTCTCGATGCGGTGAGATAGATCCAGAAATTTGAATATTGgtatgcatttttatttataaattttTTAGATTTGGACTCCGGTAATGTTTTCTTCGACTATATCGACTAATTTTACCACCGGAAGGCGACAATACGTTGCGTCTTTCTGCCCCAAGGTGGGGTAGCGCTCGCAAAAGCTTACCCGACCCGCGAAATCAGTCCCATACCGTCCGAAACGCGATCCCATAGAACCTAAAAATTGGGCTGACCGAAACCAACCCGAGTGCAAGCCATAACCGAAAACAAATTTATTTGGCACAACCCGACCTTtaacgacgaatttgaagggagagGGATTTTTATGGATATACCATACAGGTATGGAATTAGAACTCCATACTTCACAAGCGTTTGGCTCGATCTTAAAATGGATTTAATATAGTAATAGGGTGGAATGGATTTAGAAACCTCTATATACATGGGTATGAGATTCTAAGGTGTTCGAATGAAATTAAAATCCATTGAGGATCTAAATGTATTCTAAAATCCTCCAACCAAACCAAACACTACAATAGATTGAATCCATTGCAATTCATTTCAAAAGTTCCAATCAAACACCCCTTAATAATGGAGGGTTACCACATATGTTTTGAAAAGGGGAGGGGTATCATATAGAAATTGAAATGTGAATTTTAAGAAGGCATCTTTTTTCGAACAGCCATTTATTGCGTTTCCATCAATTTGTTTATAGGAAGAGAAGAGCATCTTTTTTTGAGATACGAAGTAAATCAAGTTTGAATAATGTTTGATGTTAGACTTTAGACGTATAAACAATGTTCTAAATCCTACATTATTAAAATATATATACTGATATGCAAAAGTAATTTAATGTACATGTAAAAGATGTTCTAACATAATAAAATGTCCCAAAACCCTTTAAGATTACACAAATTTACAACGGAGGTATAAATCCATCTAAATTCACACTTTTTTTTGGAGGTGAGGTGCTTTCCATCCCTTCGTTGTAACTTATAACGGTTGTATGTAAGACTTACCGTAAGATTATAATGCTCCAAAATGTTCTAGTAGAAAGTTCAAATTCCTCCATTTTAGTTAAAAAAAAGACAACCAAACAAGTGGCTAGAATCCCAATTCATGAGATTTTTAAGTTCCCATCTTTTTAAGGGGCAACCAAACAACTCCTATGTcgttttcggaaaaaaaaatacTGTCATTTTGCATTTTTCTATGtattaaataaaattttattttccaaAGCACGAAAAATTAGGAAAAAGAGGTAATTTAAGCCATTTTATTggtggaagaagttagctcttcAAATTTTCAAAGAGCATTTATAACACCTAATTAGTAATACAACATTGTCCAATACTTTTTTATTCTTGTGAAATAGTCTAAAATGACTTATATCGGGGCCGGGGCCGGGGCCGGGGCCGGGGCCGGGGCCGGGGCCGGGGGTTGTGGCAgtggtggtttatgtggggtggtggcgatggttgtgGCAATGGTTGATGGTGACGGGTGTGGTGGGAGTCGCAAGTATGGTGGTAGGTAAATAAGGTGATTGAAGGGTAACAAGggtaattaaatctcataccttgGGTGATGGGGTAAGGAAATAGATGGATTGAGGGGTATAGGGCACGAGTAATAGATGAACCTCTAAGAGGTTTGTTCTCATGCCACATAAGCTAATATACAAACTCATTTAACTACAAACCTCTTATTAACAACAAATAAACCTCTTCAAGGTTCATATTATGGCCCACTAAATTTTTTCTCCTCTCACATTCTCTCCACAAACCTTCATACTAATTTGTAACCCCTCTCATCCATGAACCTCAACACTCATCACTAACAATAGAAGACAAACCTCTAAATAATTGGACATGTCATCCTACAAATCTCATGATGAAcctctattgctaatgtcctaaggaagGAAATTTCATTCTCTTCGTTGgtgtcaaacaaacaccaacaaaggaaatcaaTAATGTTGTTTCTCTTTCCCTTTCTCTTTCTTATAGACCTCCAACCAAACGCCCCTAAATAGTAAGTCTATCATTGATAAGAGTTATGTGATTTTGAAGTTCATAATTTTGAGTCATTATTTTTTATCACAAAAACTTTGGAGAGACATTGAGAAATTACTTTTGTCGTACCTCTTTATGCGTCTTTTCCTAGCCCTTTTATTATTGATTGTGACTTACAAGTGTCTAAAAATGTGTCTTAAAATGAGTCAAAATGTGTCTTTTATTTGGTTAGTACCCCATTTGATAGTTTTCAtatcttttattattttttattgttCCATTTTGTGCTAATGGTACCCTTAATGTTAACGGATTTTATATTTTTTCCCTTAATACCTCtactttttttaaaaattattttaagtgCTCGTATCTCTTAGTCACGATTGTATATATGATTGAAAATAGGGATATTCTAACgtgtaccctcgagtttttcagtTTTCTTTGGTGTAGCTTtacaattttgaatttctatggtgtacccctgaACTCCATACAATAGTCTATACCATGACCTCAGATATTGTCTTTGATATGTAAGTTTCttaaattacccattaacccttcaaataatatacgaaTCTAACTGATAATTCATCAAATCTCCattatcatttcatgaatcataACTAAAGTTTTTAATAGTAGTTTGTTTTTATTAAAAATGATTTGTGATACTTTTCATATAGGATGGTGATACAACATACAATGAGTCTGAATAATGGTCGAAATACGGTCGTTTGATAACGATAAAGTTAACGAAGAGTTAAAGAAGGTCGTGATAGAGAAATAAGTaagaagtttaggggtacaatgtAGAATATAAAAAATGTAAGGGTAACACATAGAAAACTGAAAAACTATGAGGGTACATGGTAGAATATCcttgaaaataaaaacaagtcaTGAATAAACCTTTGACGTAACTCCGTTTTACATTTGCAAATCAAAGTCCAGCCCATTTCTATCCGTCACCCTTTCCCAAATATACTCTCACATATATATATAAACCACCCACCCTCCCCTTAGTACAAGTGTACAACCCTAATTCGGTGAAAAATGCGATTCTTAGCATCAGGTAAATTCTGATCTTACTTTAACAATTTGTTTTTATCTGGGTGTGAGTTTTTTGGAGAGTGATTGTTATGAATtacaagaatttgtgtttcgcTACTATTCTTGCTTGTGAAGAAACCGTGTCTATGATATTTCTTTATCTTGTTGttctattgtatttttattgcGATCTATTGTATCAACTCATTGATAGTTCTGTTTATTCGTTTTCTTCATTGTGAAAGATGGAAGCTTTTGCTTAATTTGTGTTGAAACCCAACTTATTTAACAAAATTGGGTGGATTTTCAAACTATTTACCAAAAATAGAGTTGATTTTTTAGAGGATATCCATTTTCACTGAAATAATTTTATTATCTGGGTGTGAAACTGAGATTTTTTGGAGAGTAATTGTTACAAATATTTGTGTTTCGCTACTATTCTTGCTtgtgaagaaaccgtatctatgatatTTCTTTATCCTGTTGTTCTATTGTATCTTTTGTTGCGATCTATTGTATCAACCCATTGATAATTCTGTTTAATCGTTTTCATGGAAGTTTTTGCTTAATTTGTGTGAAACCCAACTTATTTAACAAAATTGGGTGGATTTTCAAACTATTTACCAAAAATGtgtccattttttttaaaaattaccaaaaatagAGTTGATTTTTTAGAGGATATCCATTTTCACTGAAATAATTTTATGGGTTTTTCTCATTTGTACCCTCGTGTTTATTCGTTTTCTCATTTATCTCATTTATACCCCTACCTTCCTGTATGCTTTATGTTGATGCATATGTATCAACTCAATTGATAATTCTTAGTCGTTTTCTTGTTTGATTGCTTGTCTTCCCCATTTAAGCAAAAACTTCTTTCTAATGTGTTTTCTGTTAATAATGGAAGGATTCGAGAAGTTACTACGTTCCGCGATCACTAAGGAGTTCGAGATCGCGGTCCCATCAGTTGTCTTACCATCTTCCCATGCCGTTAATGTCGACGCAAGCTTCAGAAGTCCTTCATTGGTTCAACTCGGAGCAATAGGTCGTACCTTGGATGGCATTCCTCTGTTTGCCAGGTACTGCCTTTTGGATCTCGATAAACTCTTCCCTGTAGAAAAGGTTGGTCCTGGTTTTATGAAGAATAGGACAGAGAAGAAGGATTCTACAATTGGTGAACTGAGTGCAAGTGCATATGGGGAACTGATTTCAAGAGAGGTGGTTGGATTGAAGGATTTTGTGATGCTTACTGATTCAATCTTGACCCAGCGTATGCTTTGTTCGAACTACAGAAATCGTTACTCTCAAGAAGCCCACAAGGTGGTAGCTATTTCATCAAAGTGCTTGCTGATGCCAAATGCCAAGTTGGTTATTCATGTTCCAGGAAAAGATAATGTTGCTGACCTGATTTCCAAACTTCACCAGGAAACTGAGTTGAAGAAGGATATTACTGTTGAGACCATCAATGAGCAGTTGGAATATGAAAGGCCCTATTTTCGAAGAAGAATCGTTGCTGACATGTGGAGAGCTACCAATCTGTGTCCGAGTTTCACTGTTACGAAAGGCCGTAATTTTGAGAATCTGAAGACTCAGTCTTTCGAGATAATTCAGAAATTATTAAAGTAGTAGTTGTTTTCCGGGAGCCTCTAGACTCCTCTACTTGTTGGTTTCCTGTTACTTGTTTTAAAGACTCACTCTACTTAGTGATTTCCAGTTACTTGTTTTAATCGTACTTTTGTTTGTTTATATCAATCTTTTCATTTTCGCATTGTCCCTGCACATATGGAGAACCTCAATCATTTCTGTCTAGTCTGTCAGGAATCATAGCTCATCGCATCATCGGAAGCTTCGGCAGTAGCATTCTGTTGTTACAAGATGAAACTTCCACTTAAACATCCTTCTTTCATAACTTCATTCTTTAATTGATACAGAATACAAAATATACGCCACCACTTTCAAAAGACTACTTTTCTTATAAAAATGGCAACAGCAGCAGGAAAGCGTAGTCCACAACATTTTGGGAGTCGGCTAACTATGGAGTATATTTCCAATACAATAATTATTAGATTTCATGTCCGGCAACAATATAATAACAATGGCTCAAAAGTAATCATCATACTCCATATTAGGTAGAACTTAAGAGAGGCTTCTATTTTAACAACAATAGAATTAGACATCTAAAAATAGATTCCaacataataaatatatatatatatgtgacaCGGCTAAAATGTCGCTAtttaagacggccaaattaacaatttatataccacaataCATACTAACCAAAACTAATTATAAGACAAGTAGCAAGTaatgggatcgaacccaagagaagagaGGTTTTGTATTCGGTTTTCAATTATATTAAGAGAACAATTGTAAAGTAATCAACAAACAAGTATGTAAATAAAAGAGGGGGGTTTTGGTTGGTTTTCAAAGacaaaatgaaattaaaataagagTGAACAACAAGTAATAAATCAAACaagttttaagatggaaatttatcAAGTTTAAGGAAAACATAATCCGACTCAATAGAGTGAGGCACTTTAGTAGATGAAACCACTCAatcaatccttctaattaatattattgccCTATTAGTGAGATTAATTCTCCAAATTTCCTTAATTAGAAGTCAACCACAAGAAAATCACACTTAGTAATTGACCCAATCTTATTAATTCCTGTAGTGGAAATCACACACATAGATTaattaacaagaagatgaagCAATAAGAATCTAATAGGTGCAATTACTCACAATGAAAACACAATTAATGAgcaatcacaaattaatctctcaaatgttaattaaaccaagaagaaatcatattcattagtctaataacaagttgATGTACTatgggattacaaggaaatcacacttaataaacccaaaaacatgtaaattaaggaacttggaaaGATTAAGTAACAACGGAATCACACTTAATCACCATAATCTTACAAAGATTccaaaattaagcaattaaacacaagagattaagaacaataataataattaaggaaagattaagaagtctaacaaccaaagattacacctttgagtcggattaagatgAGGAGATAAGTTCTCCATGCTAGATCTAAACCCAATTAAAAGATGATGATTCTCCCAATTACAAATTAATTCTTCAATAATGCAAAAGATGTCTTAACCTAAAGGAAAACATACTATATATAGTCTGATACAACCAAGTATCCATGGGCTTAAGATGAGTGAAGCCCGTAATACAAACGGAAGTaacccagaaaactcgcacggtgcgagataTGTGGACAGAAAATTCGCACCGTGCGAATTCCTTGCTGCCTCCATTCTTCAACATTTTTCTTTGTTTGCTTCTTGAAAGGCTTCTTCATGGTCCTTTTGGTGCTTGATCTTGGCCTTCCTTTGctgcttttcttgctccatattACCTTCAATTCTTCATTGATACTTCTTTGTTGAATGTAGTAACATTTGGTATTTGGATTAAAAGCATTAAAAATACCCAAAACCCTTTGCAAAATGCTACTAAATGAGCTCCAAATGTAATAGAATGTAGGTATAAAAGGGAGCTCATCAAACACCCCTCACTtagccctttgctcgtcccgagcaaactagAGTAGAGCTAATCACCGCTAGGCTAAAAAGACGCATGTGCATGCTCCCAATTCTCCTTACTTCTCGCACACTCCCTTCTTATATCATCCCTCTTCTAAAACACATGGTCACTTTCCGTCAAGGCTCCAACATAGAAAGTAAGTGACCCAAAAATCTCCAAAACAAGTCTCTCTTCCCTCACTCGCTCTCTTTATACCATCCCTGTCCTAAGATGATCCTAGTCCACCAATCATTCTCCATCAATTCATCACAACCATTCACCATACTCCTTATTTCTCCCTCTTATCACTCCAAAACAATACACACAAGGTTACCTAGGCCCTTACAACATCTCATAACAC contains:
- the LOC141587296 gene encoding uncharacterized protein LOC141587296, producing the protein MTASVDADADIHQQERYSYQIKPYQETSNQALWNAKGGSLQDAKKQAECLFGGQSTGLTFYNHLANDMKKTKTKSLAKPHMPRNSTLMKPTASQLAKQKQRRQTIDVRFKIGEGLSTSHCGTENQAPKRQKLDGGLSRKVCEASPFLAACFSST